A region of Clostridium acetobutylicum ATCC 824 DNA encodes the following proteins:
- a CDS encoding restriction endonuclease, with amino-acid sequence MANWWMINNVNGSENLINKWVEDSVVTFGFPEIGDPTQYDTKDKLLVRCDEVYSDETPMMRIQCEGYIWKFSKEISKGDKILSYNSQSRKYYIGIVESDYEYNPSKYPKYPNTFKVKWLGKHISEDDMSSDLKKSLKSSGSINMVFGCEAEIGRLLVSSGNVNEIIKKEKKLYNDVLECIKAIIYKMDKSKFDMVLKEILNAMNYKVSSNFDNDDKNSYLIVSEDKLKFTKNIIRVCILKDQDVTSSKGILDIISNYKDQINNYLIITDSPIDKGIMGEITKNYFVINMHGIDMVEALFSNYDRLSDEVRNILSLKKMYI; translated from the coding sequence GTGGCAAATTGGTGGATGATTAATAATGTTAATGGAAGTGAAAATCTTATTAACAAGTGGGTAGAAGATAGCGTGGTTACATTTGGGTTTCCAGAGATAGGTGATCCTACCCAATATGATACAAAGGATAAGCTTCTAGTTAGATGCGATGAAGTATATAGTGATGAAACACCAATGATGAGAATTCAATGTGAAGGGTATATATGGAAGTTTTCTAAGGAAATTTCAAAAGGGGATAAGATACTTTCATATAACTCTCAAAGTAGAAAGTACTATATAGGGATAGTTGAATCAGATTATGAATACAATCCGTCTAAATATCCTAAATACCCAAATACCTTTAAAGTAAAGTGGTTAGGAAAACATATAAGTGAAGATGATATGTCTAGTGACCTTAAAAAGTCTTTAAAATCAAGTGGTTCAATTAACATGGTTTTTGGATGTGAGGCGGAGATAGGAAGACTTCTTGTTTCAAGTGGTAATGTTAATGAGATAATAAAGAAAGAGAAAAAATTATATAATGATGTACTTGAATGCATCAAAGCTATAATTTATAAAATGGATAAAAGTAAATTTGATATGGTTTTAAAGGAAATTTTAAATGCCATGAATTATAAAGTTAGCTCTAATTTTGATAATGATGATAAGAATTCATATCTTATTGTAAGTGAAGATAAATTGAAATTTACTAAAAATATAATTAGAGTTTGTATTTTAAAAGATCAGGATGTTACATCAAGTAAGGGTATATTAGATATTATATCCAATTATAAAGATCAAATAAATAATTACTTGATTATAACAGACAGTCCAATAGATAAAGGAATAATGGGGGAAATTACAAAGAATTATTTTGTTATAAATATGCATGGAATAGATATGGTAGAGGCTTTGTTTTCTAATTATGATAGATTAAGTGATGAAGTAAGAAATATTCTTTCTTTGAAGAAAATGTATATTTAG
- a CDS encoding QueT transporter family protein: protein MNKRSTLRILISNALIAAVYAVLTLTLYFSAYGQIQVRVAEALTILPFFSGYYIVGLTLGCFVANIFSIMKMDMLFGTLATFIAACLTYFIGKSKVQFKKYIAPLPPVIVNAVIVGMELKIVTHAPFLVNAICVGVGELVACYVFGLPLLAVIEKNKVLKKFMRFE, encoded by the coding sequence ATGAACAAAAGAAGTACTTTAAGAATTTTAATATCAAATGCGCTTATAGCAGCAGTTTATGCTGTTCTTACGTTGACGTTATATTTTTCTGCTTATGGGCAAATTCAAGTAAGGGTAGCAGAAGCATTAACAATATTGCCGTTTTTTTCGGGATATTATATTGTAGGGCTTACTTTGGGGTGTTTTGTAGCAAATATATTTAGCATTATGAAGATGGATATGTTATTTGGAACTTTAGCTACTTTTATAGCGGCATGCTTAACATACTTTATTGGTAAGAGTAAAGTTCAATTTAAGAAATATATTGCACCTCTGCCACCTGTAATAGTTAATGCAGTAATTGTTGGAATGGAATTAAAGATAGTAACTCATGCTCCTTTTTTAGTAAATGCGATTTGTGTAGGAGTAGGAGAGCTAGTAGCTTGTTATGTTTTTGGACTTCCGCTATTAGCAGTTATAGAAAAAAATAAAGTGCTAAAAAAGTTCATGAGGTTTGAATAA
- a CDS encoding glycoside hydrolase family 57 protein, with the protein MKKGYVNFVLHSHMPFVRHPETRDSLEERWLFEAMSECYIPLIEVYDNLLKDNIKFRMTMSITPPLMSMLQDEYLNSRYLNYLKKTIELSEKEILRTKNNREENKVALFYNKRAENTLKIYEKYDNNLINAFRKYDRLGCVEIITCAATHALLPLILINRQAVKAQIATGVQSYINTMGHEPNGIWLPECAYTYGIDNILSEFGIKYFISEGKAIDYASPKPMYGTNTPIAAPSGVCAFGRDMDSSYQVWSDFMGYPGDFNYREFYRDIGFELPMEYIKPYINENGIRIDTGFKYYKITGNSGEKGIYNRENAMKKVWEHASHFASCRHDQINAAAANMDKPPIITCPYDTELYGHWWFEGPDFINAFIRKSAEDWTSYELITPTEYLKNNSMVQCSSPSPSSWGENGDYSVWINPSNHWVYKDIHKCEEIMVRLANSYINPSELQKRALNQAARELMLAEASDWSFIIKNNTTVDYAIRRINTHIDRFMRLYDDITKNTLEISELEKIEGMDNIFPKINYRIYADN; encoded by the coding sequence TTGAAAAAAGGATATGTTAACTTTGTTTTGCATAGTCATATGCCATTTGTAAGACATCCAGAGACAAGAGATTCACTTGAAGAAAGATGGTTGTTTGAAGCTATGAGTGAGTGCTATATTCCTTTGATTGAGGTTTATGATAATCTTTTAAAGGACAATATAAAGTTTAGGATGACTATGTCCATAACACCGCCTCTTATGTCTATGCTTCAAGATGAATATTTAAATTCTAGATATTTAAATTACTTAAAAAAAACCATAGAACTTTCGGAAAAAGAAATACTAAGAACAAAAAATAACAGAGAAGAAAATAAGGTAGCACTTTTTTATAATAAAAGAGCTGAAAATACACTTAAAATATACGAAAAATATGATAACAACTTAATAAATGCTTTTAGAAAATACGATAGATTAGGATGTGTTGAAATAATAACCTGTGCTGCAACTCATGCGCTGTTGCCCCTTATTTTAATTAACAGACAGGCAGTTAAAGCACAGATAGCAACAGGGGTTCAATCCTATATAAATACAATGGGTCATGAACCAAATGGGATATGGCTTCCAGAATGTGCGTATACTTATGGCATTGATAATATACTTAGTGAATTTGGAATAAAGTATTTTATTTCAGAAGGAAAGGCTATTGATTATGCATCGCCTAAACCTATGTATGGAACCAATACACCTATAGCAGCGCCAAGTGGAGTATGTGCCTTTGGTAGGGATATGGACTCCTCATATCAAGTATGGAGCGATTTTATGGGATATCCAGGTGATTTCAATTATAGGGAATTTTATAGGGATATAGGATTTGAACTTCCAATGGAATATATTAAGCCATATATTAATGAAAATGGTATAAGAATTGATACAGGATTTAAGTATTATAAAATAACTGGAAATTCTGGAGAAAAGGGCATATATAATAGGGAAAATGCTATGAAGAAAGTGTGGGAGCACGCATCTCATTTTGCTAGTTGCAGGCATGATCAAATAAATGCAGCAGCTGCTAATATGGATAAGCCCCCTATAATAACATGTCCCTATGACACTGAACTGTATGGACATTGGTGGTTTGAAGGTCCTGATTTTATAAATGCTTTTATAAGAAAAAGTGCAGAAGATTGGACTTCTTATGAGCTTATAACTCCAACAGAGTATTTAAAAAATAATTCAATGGTTCAATGTAGTAGTCCAAGTCCCTCAAGTTGGGGAGAAAATGGAGATTATTCAGTTTGGATAAATCCTTCAAATCATTGGGTGTATAAAGACATTCATAAGTGTGAAGAAATAATGGTAAGACTTGCTAATAGTTATATTAACCCTTCTGAACTTCAAAAAAGGGCATTAAATCAAGCAGCTAGAGAGCTTATGTTAGCAGAGGCCTCTGATTGGTCTTTTATTATAAAAAATAATACAACTGTAGATTATGCTATAAGGAGAATAAATACTCACATTGATAGGTTTATGAGACTTTATGATGATATAACTAAAAATACTCTTGAAATCAGTGAACTTGAAAAAATAGAAGGAATGGATAATATATTTCCGAAAATCAATTATAGGATATATGCGGATAATTAA
- a CDS encoding folate family ECF transporter S component, translating to MNKTNTKFLVTTALFIAISIIIKAFGISITGGGIVIMKINFSAIFYLLPGLLFGPLYGAIAGGATDLLGFLINPTGSYIPIFTLTNILAGFLPALLWKKVKLFSTNILKKVYIAVFVLIFIIGMINSIINFISKPSISKTFLNLGKNSSYAGLVFVITSIIGITVFIINEIIEKKFKKFYFTYLSCDFFKIFISVGLSGLLVSTLNTIFMLIFTPALYEKGFMILWFPRIVQTIIMTMINSYALSILMYLYNFIDKKSLSRA from the coding sequence ATGAATAAAACAAATACAAAATTCCTTGTAACCACAGCATTATTTATAGCTATTTCTATTATAATAAAAGCCTTTGGTATTTCTATAACTGGAGGAGGTATAGTAATAATGAAGATAAACTTTAGCGCTATTTTTTACCTACTTCCAGGCTTATTATTTGGTCCACTATATGGTGCCATTGCAGGTGGTGCAACAGATTTACTTGGTTTCTTGATAAATCCCACTGGTTCTTATATTCCAATTTTTACACTAACCAATATTTTAGCTGGATTTCTGCCTGCTTTACTCTGGAAGAAAGTTAAGCTATTTTCCACAAATATATTAAAAAAAGTCTACATTGCAGTCTTTGTTTTAATTTTCATTATAGGTATGATAAACTCCATTATAAATTTCATATCAAAACCATCAATTTCAAAAACTTTTTTAAACTTAGGTAAAAATTCAAGTTATGCAGGGCTTGTTTTTGTCATAACAAGCATAATAGGCATAACTGTATTTATCATAAATGAAATTATCGAGAAGAAATTCAAGAAATTTTACTTCACTTACTTATCCTGTGACTTTTTCAAAATATTTATCTCCGTTGGACTTTCAGGACTTTTAGTATCAACCTTAAATACGATTTTTATGCTTATCTTTACACCAGCCCTTTACGAAAAAGGTTTTATGATTTTATGGTTCCCTAGAATAGTACAAACTATTATAATGACAATGATAAATTCATATGCATTATCAATTTTAATGTATTTATACAATTTCATTGATAAAAAATCCTTAAGCAGGGCATAA
- a CDS encoding L,D-transpeptidase family protein codes for MSKFQKIIFVLILILIIEIILVIQFYKMSPTNSKLSGYNSKKKILIVVDVVSNRMCVFQDDKLLKTYTIAGGKPSTPSPIGTWTIVGKDTWGEGFGGRWMGFNVPWGKYGIHGTIFPDSIGGNTSHGCIRMRNDDVRELYKITPVGTKVIVQGGPYGNFGSYLRSIKPGDRGSDVYEVQKILREKGYYSGTPDGIYGEGMKYCIHKFQKDNNLYISDIITRKFYEKLGVDLTE; via the coding sequence ATATCAAAATTCCAAAAAATTATCTTTGTTCTAATTCTTATCTTGATCATAGAAATAATACTTGTGATTCAATTTTATAAAATGAGCCCTACTAATTCTAAACTTTCTGGATACAATTCTAAGAAAAAAATACTTATAGTTGTAGATGTAGTTAGTAACAGGATGTGTGTATTTCAAGATGATAAATTACTTAAAACCTACACTATAGCAGGTGGAAAACCTAGTACTCCATCTCCTATTGGAACATGGACAATTGTTGGTAAAGACACCTGGGGAGAAGGCTTTGGAGGAAGATGGATGGGATTTAACGTACCTTGGGGTAAATATGGAATACATGGAACAATATTCCCAGACTCTATAGGTGGGAACACCTCACATGGATGTATACGAATGAGAAATGATGACGTAAGAGAGCTTTATAAAATAACCCCTGTAGGAACCAAAGTAATAGTTCAGGGAGGTCCTTACGGTAATTTTGGTTCATATCTGAGAAGTATAAAACCAGGAGATCGTGGATCTGATGTATACGAAGTCCAAAAAATTCTAAGGGAAAAAGGCTACTATAGCGGCACTCCTGATGGAATTTATGGAGAAGGCATGAAATACTGCATACATAAGTTTCAAAAGGACAATAATTTATATATTTCTGACATTATAACAAGAAAGTTCTATGAAAAGTTAGGTGTAGATTTAACAGAGTAA
- a CDS encoding DUF4912 domain-containing protein: MLGSYETKLVLLVQNAYNIFCYFNISPITIKEFEYRYGEDLWKNSKPVLKIYEVLDGNASEIRTIYIDSMADNWYIKLDKDDMDVFVKLGRMLPDGTFVALAVSNTVTTPRAHISEDSAVYYVDVSKNFKKQEDSEVNELDEKNNKQDIHKETKPYVFMEGKKN; encoded by the coding sequence ATGCTTGGAAGTTATGAGACGAAATTAGTATTATTAGTTCAAAATGCCTATAATATTTTTTGCTATTTTAATATTTCACCTATAACAATTAAAGAATTTGAGTACAGATATGGAGAAGATTTGTGGAAAAATTCAAAACCTGTTTTAAAGATATATGAAGTTTTAGATGGAAATGCAAGTGAAATTAGAACTATATACATAGATTCTATGGCTGATAATTGGTATATAAAATTAGACAAAGATGATATGGATGTTTTTGTGAAGCTTGGAAGGATGCTTCCTGATGGTACATTTGTAGCTTTGGCTGTCTCAAATACAGTTACAACGCCAAGAGCTCATATATCAGAAGATTCAGCAGTGTATTACGTTGATGTTTCTAAAAATTTTAAGAAACAGGAAGATAGTGAAGTAAACGAATTAGATGAGAAAAACAATAAGCAAGATATCCATAAAGAGACAAAGCCATATGTCTTTATGGAAGGAAAAAAAAATTAG